The window GAATATAGAGGATGGCGAGCGCCCTGCCGTCGGGCGCCCACGTCAGGCGTTGCGCGTTTCCGCTCAGGCGGCCGAGTTGCCGCGCGCCCGATCCGTCAGAACGCGCGACGAAAATCTGCGATTGTCCCTTTGAGCGGGCATCGGAGAGAAACGCGATCTTACTGCCGTCTGGCGACCAAACCGGGTTCTCCTCGTCGTAGAAACCGCTGGCGCTGCCGGCCGTCAGGCGGAATTGCTTTCCGTTTCGCAGCGGCGCGACGTAGATCGAGGTGTAACGCGGCGAGTGCAGCAGGTTGGCTGGATTGTGAAAGCTCTCGTCCCAGGCGACCGCGTCGCCGGCCGGCGCAAGGTTCACGCCGCCGAGATCGTGCAGGGCAAAGGACGCCGTCAGTACTTGAGTCATGGTCGGCGCAGCGGCCACCGGCGCCGCCGCGCCGCTGCAGAGTGCCGCAAGGAGTACCGGCAGCAGCCACCTCACTGCGCACGGCCTTCAATCGTCAACGTGAGCGGCGAGGGATGGCGCGGCTCGTAGAGTCCAAGGCGTTCGCCGCCGGGCAGAACGATCGTCGTCACCAGACCCCATCCTCGTTCGGTGACCGGCTCCGTTTCAACCCCGCGCGCAGCGAGCCGCTCTTTCATCGCGTGCACGTCGTCGCAAATCAGATAGACTTCATGTTCGGGCTCTTCTTCGGTCTCGTGAACGGCCAACTCGGCCGGGGGTGCGGCAAAGATCGGCCATCCGTTGCCCGCATCGACCGAGCGCATCTCGAGCACATCGCTCAAGAATCGCTGCACTTCTCGTGCGTGCCGGCTGAAAAGGAGCACGTGCATTCCGGTGATCATCGGGTCTCCTTTCTAACGGCGATTGCAAATCGCTTCCTTCGAGCGCCCGCTCCTCGGACGAGCCGCACGGCGCTCGGCGGCACGCCGAAGGCTTGCGCTAGCGCGCGGCCCGCAGCAATATTCGCTGCACCGTCGATTGCGCGTTCGCGCACGCGGATCACGAGAAGTTCGCCTTCGTGCGAAGATGGAATGCGCTCGCATGCTTTCCTCATATTATGGGATGTTAAGCCGTGGTTTACCTTTGTTATCCGGCGGGGTAAGATGCCACTTGCTGTTGTAGCATAGCAGCTGTACGAATCGTAGCGTCCACTTCAATGGCGAGGATTGAATGCAAGACGAACACGGATTCCCAGCGATGCACGTGAGGCGTAAGCCCTCGCCTTTGGCGAGGATCGTCCTCGGAGCGGGCGTCGTTGGACTGCTCTTCTTCCTAGCGGTCATCGTGCAATCGTTCTTAGGCGATGCATACCTCTCAAGCGAGGGCGGCTTATGGCAGACCGCGCAGCAGGTGTGGTGCGGAGTTGCATCGTGGAGTTCGAACTGCGGAACGGTACACGGCAGTACAAGTACGAGCACGAGCCTCAGTACGAGCACGAGCGCCGGACGCTAAGGGCGATCCGCTTCAAGTACGCTGCGTTTTTCCGATTTTCCCGGCTATTCGTCACCCATCCGTCACCCACTTGCACTCTTTCGGATCTCTGAAGCCGCACGCCACCGTTATTAAGCCTTACGGTGGTACGGTTTTCTAAATCGCGGTCGGGAGGGGCTCGAACCCCCGCCTACAGGTTGGAAACCTCTGCGCGGCGCAAATCGAAGATTCGGAATACCCGCCCCAGATGGCCCAGCGCGGCAAGGGACTAATGGACCTCACTTGCTTGCTCCGGGACATGTCAGTGTAAGAGACGATATGGGGAACGCAAAGACGGTCGCCGGAGCCTGCATTTGTGCAACTCTCGTAATGGGGTGCGGAGGCCCAGGCCGTAGCGCCTTGCCGGCGAGAACGACATCGCTCGCGCCGGCGACGACTGCTTCGGGCGAAACCGTCCTTTATCGCTTCAAAGGCTACTCTCGCCGGGACGGCCAGGAACCTTTGGGGGGAGTAACGGGGCTGAACGGCGCGCTTTACGGGACCACGGCCGAGGGCGGCGATGCAAAAAGCTGTAACCAGGCCAACAAATGCGGGACAGTGTATCGAGTTAGCGCATCGGGCCGGGAAGAAGTACTCTACAGTTTTAAGGGAGCTCCCGATGGTCAGCAGCCGTTGGGGAATCTGCTGGCGTTAAATGGCCTGCTCTACGGTACGACGGGAGCCGGCGGCGAAAAAAACCTGGGGACCGTCTTTGCGTTCGATCCCGCCACCGGCGCCGAGAGCGTCGTCTATAGTTTCAAAGGGCAAGACGCAGGTGACGGCGCGTATCCGAGCGCTACTCTTGTCGCACTTGACGGCGTGCTCTACGGTACCACTAATCAAGGCGGTGTGTCGGGGTGCACTTTTTATTCTCACGGGTGCGGAGTTATCTTCAGCCTCACGGCCTTGGGCACGGAACACGTGATTCACGTCTTCAACGCTAATAAACAGAACCGCGAGGGTGCTTTCCCGTCCGGTTTGACCGCGACGAATGGCTTGCTGTACGGCGGCACCGCTATAGGAGGTCGCTACTCGGAATCATGCCCTCAAGGATGCGGTATCCTCTACGCGATGAAACCTTCGGGCCGTGGATTTCGCTCGGTCCATCGCTTCAAAGGGGGCAACGACGGTGTTGGGCCGGCGAGCCTGATCTATTTAAACGGTAGATTTTACGGTAACACGAGCGGAGGCGGAGGCTACTCTTGCGACGCCGTCGGCGACGGCTGCGGAACAATCTTTGAAGTCAGTGCATCGGGCGGCGAACACATCCTGCACCATTTCAGGGGCGGATATGATGGAAACGGGCCGAACCGCTTGATCGCCGTGGGAGATACACTCTATGGCACCACGATAGGAGGCGGTTCGTTCTCCTGCACCGGATACGGATGCGGAACAGCCTTCAAAATCAAGACGTCGGGCGCCGGTTACGCCGTCCTTCACAATTTCTTGGCCTCTCCTGACGGCGTTGCTCCTACGGGACCCCTGCTGGACCAAAACGGAACGCTCTACGGAACGACATCCTCCGGCGGTCGAAAAGGCTTAGGAACAATCTTTGAACTAACACCTTGAATCGGAGTTTAAAGATCGCGGTCGGAGGGGCTCGAACCCCCAGCCTACAGGTTCGAAGCCTGTTGCTCTATCCATTGAGCTACGACCGCGTGGCGTCCATTTGCGACCTTGGGTCAGTATTCGCGGCAACGCGAGAGAAAGCCCGCTCGAACCCGATTCTCCGACGACT of the Candidatus Cybelea sp. genome contains:
- a CDS encoding choice-of-anchor tandem repeat GloVer-containing protein; protein product: MGCGGPGRSALPARTTSLAPATTASGETVLYRFKGYSRRDGQEPLGGVTGLNGALYGTTAEGGDAKSCNQANKCGTVYRVSASGREEVLYSFKGAPDGQQPLGNLLALNGLLYGTTGAGGEKNLGTVFAFDPATGAESVVYSFKGQDAGDGAYPSATLVALDGVLYGTTNQGGVSGCTFYSHGCGVIFSLTALGTEHVIHVFNANKQNREGAFPSGLTATNGLLYGGTAIGGRYSESCPQGCGILYAMKPSGRGFRSVHRFKGGNDGVGPASLIYLNGRFYGNTSGGGGYSCDAVGDGCGTIFEVSASGGEHILHHFRGGYDGNGPNRLIAVGDTLYGTTIGGGSFSCTGYGCGTAFKIKTSGAGYAVLHNFLASPDGVAPTGPLLDQNGTLYGTTSSGGRKGLGTIFELTP